In the genome of Streptomyces globosus, one region contains:
- a CDS encoding GlsB/YeaQ/YmgE family stress response membrane protein, translating to MGIIAWILIGLLAGLIAKALMPGKDPGGIIITTLIGIAGGLLGGWLGKVLFGVDSIDGFFDLSTWIAAVVGSVILLALYRLATGGRHAHRHT from the coding sequence ATGGGCATCATCGCGTGGATACTCATCGGCCTGCTCGCGGGCCTCATCGCCAAGGCGCTCATGCCGGGCAAGGACCCCGGCGGCATCATCATCACCACACTCATCGGCATCGCCGGCGGCCTGCTCGGCGGGTGGCTGGGGAAGGTCCTCTTCGGGGTCGACTCGATCGACGGGTTCTTCGACCTCTCCACCTGGATCGCCGCCGTCGTCGGCTCCGTCATCCTCCTGGCCCTCTACCGGCTGGCCACAGGCGGCCGGCACGCCCACCGGCACACGTGA
- a CDS encoding ABC-F family ATP-binding cassette domain-containing protein, translated as MCSADLSPTPGVPPLFRVQLSDVTKRYEDRIVLDRVSLSVRPGERIGVVGDNGSGKSTLLKLLAGLEAPDNGSVTVESPGGTGHLAQTLDLPGTATVGAAIDLALAHVRRLEEAIRSAEAALYRTGDLEGYAALLAAYEARGGAGADRRVDSALRRLGERETLDRARPLGTLSGGRRSRLALAAALAADPELLLLDEPTNDLDDEAVGWLEERLLAHRGTVVAVTHDRAFLDRVTTAVVEVAQETRTVRRYGNGYGGYLAGRAADRVRRERQYEEWRAGTARYAALADSGIDRLAAIPRKAPAAFSGAGAFRARSRAHGAMGRIRAAREQLRRLAEHPVPKPPEPLRFAARIEGRAAAVELAGVRVDGRLRLDALRLEPGERILVTGPNGAGKTTLLRLLAGRLTPDAGTVRAPARVGMLAQDTALPDDPRTLAAAFGAGREEELLALGLFAEADLRTPVRCLSTGQRRKLELARLVTAPADLLLLDEPTNHLAPGLVEEIEAALGRYAGTLVVVSHDRRLRAGFAGRRLELEPWPGAAAPAGPAAARALAAR; from the coding sequence ATGTGCAGTGCCGACCTGTCGCCCACCCCGGGAGTCCCGCCCTTGTTCCGTGTCCAACTCTCCGACGTCACCAAGCGCTACGAAGACCGGATCGTCCTCGACCGCGTCTCCCTCTCCGTCCGCCCCGGCGAGCGCATCGGCGTCGTCGGCGACAACGGCTCCGGTAAGTCCACCCTCCTGAAGCTCCTCGCCGGCCTCGAAGCCCCCGACAACGGCAGCGTCACCGTCGAGTCCCCCGGCGGCACCGGCCACCTCGCCCAGACCCTCGACCTGCCGGGCACCGCGACCGTCGGCGCCGCGATCGACCTCGCCCTCGCCCACGTGCGCCGGCTGGAGGAGGCCATCCGCTCGGCCGAGGCAGCGCTGTACCGCACCGGCGACCTGGAGGGCTACGCGGCCCTGCTCGCCGCCTACGAGGCGCGCGGCGGCGCCGGCGCCGACCGCCGCGTCGACAGCGCGCTGCGGCGGCTCGGCGAGCGCGAAACCCTCGACCGCGCCCGCCCCCTCGGCACCCTCTCCGGCGGCCGGCGCTCCCGCCTCGCGCTCGCCGCGGCCCTCGCGGCCGACCCCGAGCTGCTCCTCCTCGACGAGCCCACCAACGACCTCGACGACGAGGCCGTCGGCTGGCTGGAGGAGCGGCTCCTCGCCCACCGGGGGACGGTCGTCGCCGTCACCCACGACCGCGCCTTCCTCGACCGGGTCACCACGGCCGTCGTCGAGGTCGCCCAGGAGACCCGGACCGTGCGCCGGTACGGCAACGGCTACGGCGGCTACCTGGCGGGCCGGGCCGCCGACCGGGTGCGCCGCGAGCGGCAGTACGAGGAGTGGCGCGCCGGTACCGCCCGGTACGCGGCCCTCGCCGACAGCGGCATCGACCGGCTCGCCGCGATCCCGCGCAAGGCGCCCGCCGCGTTCAGCGGTGCGGGGGCCTTCCGGGCCCGGTCCAGGGCGCACGGTGCGATGGGCCGCATCCGCGCCGCCCGCGAACAGCTGCGGCGGCTCGCCGAACACCCGGTCCCGAAGCCGCCGGAGCCGCTGCGGTTCGCCGCCCGGATCGAAGGCCGGGCGGCGGCCGTCGAGCTGGCCGGCGTACGGGTCGACGGGCGGCTCCGGCTGGACGCCCTGCGCCTGGAGCCCGGCGAGCGGATCCTGGTCACCGGGCCGAACGGGGCCGGCAAGACCACCCTGCTGCGGCTCCTCGCCGGCCGGCTCACCCCGGACGCCGGAACGGTGCGCGCCCCGGCGCGGGTCGGCATGCTCGCCCAGGACACCGCCCTGCCCGACGATCCGAGGACCCTCGCCGCCGCGTTCGGAGCGGGCCGGGAGGAGGAGCTCTTGGCGCTCGGCCTGTTCGCCGAGGCCGACCTGCGCACCCCGGTCCGCTGCCTGTCGACCGGGCAGCGCCGCAAGCTGGAACTCGCCCGCCTGGTGACCGCGCCCGCCGACCTGCTCCTGCTCGACGAGCCGACCAACCACCTGGCACCCGGCCTGGTGGAGGAGATCGAGGCCGCGCTCGGCCGGTACGCGGGCACCCTGGTCGTGGTCAGCCACGACCGCCGGCTGCGGGCGGGCTTCGCCGGCCGGCGCCTGGAGCTGGAGCCGTGGCCCGGTGCCGCCGCCCCCGCGGGACCTGCGGCGGCCCGCGCCCTCGCGGCCCGGTGA
- a CDS encoding protealysin inhibitor emfourin, producing the protein MLITVTRTGGFAGLERSGSLDTECRTDGAALEALAARALRGGCPPDRPAVPDGFAYVVEAAGRAVELRDPYLTEDQRELIGTVLSEGA; encoded by the coding sequence ATGCTGATCACGGTGACGCGTACGGGCGGCTTCGCCGGCCTGGAGCGCAGCGGCTCCCTCGACACGGAGTGCCGCACCGACGGCGCCGCTCTGGAGGCGCTGGCCGCTCGGGCGCTGCGCGGCGGGTGCCCGCCCGACCGGCCGGCGGTGCCCGACGGGTTCGCCTACGTCGTGGAGGCCGCCGGGCGGGCCGTGGAACTGCGCGACCCGTACCTGACGGAGGACCAGCGTGAGCTGATCGGCACCGTCCTCAGCGAAGGCGCCTGA
- a CDS encoding ATP-binding protein, translating to MVTVRAVGWARSFPVSRGVRAAREWTAEHLESVPWDEDTRREATYSVLLTVSELVTNSHRYAGGSARLVLTWDGSCLHVSVADDDPRMPLMRPADADLGATSGRGLGIVSAVADSCDVHAVHGGKAVTACFGPRGGPGPHGSGT from the coding sequence ATGGTGACGGTCAGGGCCGTGGGTTGGGCCCGCTCCTTCCCGGTGTCGCGCGGGGTGCGGGCGGCCCGTGAATGGACGGCGGAGCACCTGGAGTCGGTGCCGTGGGACGAGGACACGAGGCGGGAGGCGACGTACTCGGTGCTCCTGACGGTGTCCGAGCTGGTGACCAACTCCCACCGATACGCGGGTGGTTCGGCGCGGCTGGTGCTGACCTGGGACGGCAGCTGCCTGCACGTCAGCGTCGCGGACGACGACCCGCGCATGCCGCTGATGCGCCCCGCCGACGCCGACCTCGGGGCCACCTCGGGGCGCGGGCTCGGGATCGTGAGCGCCGTGGCCGACTCCTGCGACGTGCACGCCGTCCACGGCGGCAAGGCCGTGACCGCGTGCTTCGGCCCGCGCGGCGGGCCGGGGCCGCACGGCAGCGGCACCTGA
- a CDS encoding DJ-1/PfpI family protein, protein MQVAVVTFDGFNELDSFIASALLNRCRKDGLEAFITTPAPVVTSMNGVPVTGQRPLEFAAEADVVLIGSGIRTRDVVADDRLVSLLPLDPSRQLIGAQCSGALVLARLGLLDGVPACTDRTSRPFVEDFGVTVLDAPFHAEGNLATAGGCLASQYLATWVITRTLGEAAARGVLDYAAPVGENRETVERALRAVRTGEPAPAARP, encoded by the coding sequence ATGCAGGTGGCCGTGGTCACGTTCGACGGGTTCAACGAACTGGACAGCTTCATCGCATCAGCGCTGCTGAACCGGTGCCGCAAGGACGGCCTGGAGGCCTTCATCACCACGCCCGCACCCGTGGTCACCTCGATGAACGGCGTGCCCGTGACCGGGCAGCGGCCCCTGGAGTTCGCGGCCGAGGCCGACGTCGTCCTCATCGGCAGCGGGATCCGGACGCGCGACGTCGTCGCCGACGACCGGCTCGTGTCCCTGCTGCCGCTCGACCCCTCCCGGCAGCTGATCGGTGCGCAGTGCTCGGGCGCCCTGGTGCTGGCCCGGCTCGGCCTGCTGGACGGCGTGCCGGCGTGCACGGACCGGACGAGCCGGCCGTTCGTGGAGGACTTCGGGGTCACCGTGCTGGACGCGCCCTTCCACGCCGAGGGCAACCTCGCCACGGCGGGCGGCTGCCTGGCCTCCCAGTACCTCGCCACGTGGGTGATCACCCGGACCCTCGGCGAGGCGGCCGCCCGCGGCGTACTGGACTACGCCGCCCCGGTCGGCGAGAACCGCGAGACGGTCGAACGCGCCCTCCGGGCGGTCCGGACGGGGGAGCCGGCCCCCGCCGCACGGCCCTGA
- the katG gene encoding catalase/peroxidase HPI, with amino-acid sequence MSGSESENPAIPSPTPAPTRPRTNRDWWPNQLDLQVLHQHSPQANPMGEEYDYAEEFRSLDVEALKRDVFEVMTTSQDWWPADYGHYGPLFIRMSWHAAGTYRIVDGRGGGGSGAQRFAPLNSWPDNASLDKARRLLWPVKQKYGRKVSWADLLVFAGNCAMESMGFRTFGFGFGRQDIWEPEEVFWGPEDTWLGDERYSGDRELAAPFGAVQMGLIYVNPEGPNGNPDPVAAARDIRETFGRMAMNDEETAALIIGGHTFGKCHGAVDPQYIGPEPEAAPLEAQGLGWKNTYGTGAGPHALTSGLEGAWTSRPTTWDNGYLDNLYGYEWELTTSPAGARQWTPKNPEAQGTVPDAHDPSKRHAPMMLTTDLALRVDPVYGPITKRFHEHPEELAEAFAKAWYKLLHRDMGPVSRYLGPWVPEPQLWQDPVPPVDHELVGDEDVEALKQKILDSGLPLRHLVATAWASAASFRGTDKRGGANGARIRLEPQRSWESNAGPEIPGTLEALERIRREFDSAQTGGKKVSLADLIVLGGCAAVEQAARRAGHDIRVPFAPGRTDASQEQTDTESFAVLEPRADGFRNHVRTGEKLPPETLLLDRANMLDLTAPEMTVLVGGMRALDANVRQAPHGVLTDRPGTLTNDFFVNLLDAGTEWKASATAEGVFDGQDRATGEPKWTATAVDLVFGAHSQLRAIAEVYASSDGQAKFVQDFVAAWNKVMNLDRFDLA; translated from the coding sequence GTGTCCGGCAGCGAGAGCGAGAACCCTGCAATCCCTTCGCCGACCCCGGCGCCGACCCGGCCCAGGACGAACCGGGACTGGTGGCCGAATCAGCTGGACCTCCAGGTTCTCCACCAGCACTCGCCCCAGGCCAATCCGATGGGGGAGGAGTACGACTATGCGGAGGAGTTCCGCAGCCTCGACGTGGAGGCCCTCAAGCGCGACGTCTTCGAGGTGATGACCACCTCGCAGGACTGGTGGCCCGCCGACTACGGCCACTACGGGCCGCTCTTCATCCGCATGAGCTGGCACGCAGCCGGCACCTACCGCATCGTGGACGGCCGGGGCGGCGGCGGGTCCGGCGCCCAGCGCTTCGCCCCCCTCAACAGCTGGCCCGACAACGCGAGCCTCGACAAGGCGCGCCGCCTCCTGTGGCCCGTCAAGCAGAAGTACGGCCGGAAGGTCTCCTGGGCGGACCTGCTGGTCTTCGCCGGGAACTGCGCCATGGAGTCCATGGGGTTCAGGACGTTCGGCTTCGGCTTCGGGCGGCAGGACATCTGGGAGCCCGAGGAGGTCTTCTGGGGCCCGGAGGACACCTGGCTCGGCGACGAGCGCTACAGCGGCGACCGCGAGCTGGCCGCCCCGTTCGGCGCGGTGCAGATGGGCCTCATCTACGTCAACCCGGAAGGCCCCAACGGCAACCCGGACCCGGTGGCGGCCGCCAGGGACATCCGCGAGACGTTCGGGCGGATGGCGATGAACGACGAGGAGACGGCCGCACTCATCATCGGCGGCCACACCTTCGGCAAGTGCCACGGCGCAGTCGACCCGCAGTACATCGGCCCTGAGCCGGAGGCCGCCCCGCTGGAGGCGCAGGGCCTCGGCTGGAAGAACACGTACGGCACCGGCGCCGGCCCCCACGCCCTCACCAGCGGACTCGAGGGCGCCTGGACGTCCAGGCCGACCACCTGGGACAACGGCTACCTCGACAACCTGTACGGCTACGAGTGGGAGCTGACGACCAGCCCGGCCGGCGCCCGGCAGTGGACCCCGAAGAACCCCGAGGCCCAGGGCACCGTGCCCGACGCCCACGACCCGTCGAAGCGGCACGCCCCCATGATGCTGACGACGGACCTCGCCCTGCGGGTCGACCCCGTCTACGGGCCGATCACGAAGCGCTTCCACGAGCACCCCGAGGAGCTCGCGGAGGCCTTCGCGAAGGCCTGGTACAAGCTGCTGCACCGCGACATGGGCCCCGTCTCCCGCTACCTCGGCCCGTGGGTCCCGGAGCCGCAGCTGTGGCAGGACCCGGTTCCCCCCGTCGACCACGAGCTGGTCGGCGACGAGGACGTCGAGGCACTCAAGCAGAAGATCCTCGACTCCGGACTGCCCCTGCGGCACCTGGTGGCCACGGCGTGGGCGTCGGCGGCGAGCTTCCGCGGGACCGACAAGCGCGGCGGCGCCAACGGCGCCCGGATCCGGCTGGAACCGCAGCGCAGCTGGGAGTCCAACGCCGGGCCCGAGATCCCCGGGACGCTGGAGGCCCTGGAGCGGATCCGCCGGGAGTTCGACTCCGCGCAGACGGGCGGCAAGAAGGTCTCGCTCGCCGACCTGATCGTCCTCGGCGGCTGCGCGGCCGTCGAGCAGGCGGCGCGCCGCGCGGGCCACGACATCAGGGTGCCCTTCGCGCCCGGCCGCACGGACGCGTCGCAGGAGCAGACCGACACGGAGTCCTTCGCCGTCCTCGAACCGCGCGCGGACGGCTTCCGCAACCACGTCAGGACCGGGGAGAAGCTACCGCCGGAGACCCTCCTGCTGGACCGGGCCAACATGCTCGACCTGACGGCCCCCGAGATGACGGTCCTCGTCGGAGGCATGCGGGCCCTCGACGCGAACGTCCGCCAGGCACCGCACGGCGTCCTGACCGACCGGCCGGGCACGCTGACGAACGACTTCTTCGTCAACCTGCTCGACGCCGGCACCGAATGGAAGGCGTCCGCGACCGCCGAGGGAGTCTTCGACGGGCAGGACCGGGCCACCGGCGAGCCGAAGTGGACGGCGACCGCCGTCGACCTCGTGTTCGGCGCGCACTCCCAGCTCCGCGCCATCGCGGAGGTGTACGCCTCCTCGGACGGGCAGGCCAAGTTCGTCCAGGACTTCGTCGCCGCCTGGAACAAGGTCATGAACCTGGACCGGTTCGACCTGGCCTGA
- the ctaD gene encoding aa3-type cytochrome oxidase subunit I, producing MVEWLSTTDHKKIGHLYLIASFLFFLVGGVLALLMRAELARPGLQIVSAEQYNQAFTLHGTVMLLFFATPTFAGFANAIMPLQIGAPDVAFPRLNMLSFWFFLFGGIIVVASLLTPQGTADFGWTAYTPLSGAERSPYIGGDMWIMGLVLSGFGTILGAVNFVTTIICLRGPGMTMFRMPIFTWNILLTSVLVLFAFPVLAAALLVLESDRKFGSHVYDPANGGPLLWQHLFWFFGHPEVYIIALPFFGIVTEILPVFSRKPVFGYIGLIGATIAIAGLSMTVWAHHMFATGAVLLPFFSFMTFLIAVPTGVKFFNWIGTMWRGSLSFETPMLWSIGFLVTFLFGGLTGVVLASPPMDFHVTDTYFVVAHFHYVVFGTVVFAMFAGFYFWWPKMTGTMLDERLGKIHFWTLFVGFHTTFLVQHWLGAEGMPRRYADYLAADGFTVLNSVSTVGAFLLGLSTLPFLYNVWKTAVSAPRVAVDDPWGFGRSLEWATSCPPPRHNFVTLPRVRSESPAFDLHHYEIAEYGRRENEGRRDLADEDRAHLPPDGSQDRDGGPGPRG from the coding sequence ATGGTGGAGTGGCTGTCCACCACCGACCACAAGAAGATCGGTCACCTCTACCTGATCGCCTCGTTCCTCTTCTTCCTCGTGGGCGGCGTGCTGGCCCTGCTGATGCGGGCGGAGCTGGCGCGGCCCGGCCTGCAGATCGTCTCCGCGGAGCAGTACAACCAGGCGTTCACGCTGCACGGTACGGTGATGCTGCTGTTCTTCGCGACGCCGACGTTCGCCGGGTTCGCCAACGCGATCATGCCGTTGCAGATCGGGGCGCCGGACGTGGCGTTCCCGCGGCTGAACATGCTGTCGTTCTGGTTCTTCCTGTTCGGCGGGATCATCGTCGTCGCGAGCCTGCTGACCCCGCAGGGGACGGCGGACTTCGGCTGGACCGCGTACACGCCGCTGAGCGGGGCCGAGCGGAGCCCGTACATCGGCGGCGACATGTGGATCATGGGGCTGGTGCTGTCGGGGTTCGGGACGATCCTCGGCGCCGTCAACTTCGTCACCACGATCATCTGCCTGCGCGGGCCGGGGATGACGATGTTCCGGATGCCGATCTTCACCTGGAACATCCTGCTGACGTCGGTGCTGGTGCTGTTCGCCTTCCCCGTCCTCGCGGCGGCCCTGCTGGTGCTGGAGTCGGACCGGAAGTTCGGCAGCCACGTCTACGACCCGGCCAACGGCGGACCGCTGCTGTGGCAGCACCTGTTCTGGTTCTTCGGGCACCCCGAGGTCTACATCATCGCGCTGCCGTTCTTCGGGATCGTCACCGAGATCCTGCCTGTCTTCTCGCGGAAGCCGGTGTTCGGCTACATCGGGCTGATCGGGGCGACGATCGCGATCGCCGGGCTGTCGATGACGGTGTGGGCGCACCACATGTTCGCGACGGGGGCGGTGCTGCTGCCGTTCTTCTCGTTCATGACCTTCCTGATCGCGGTGCCGACCGGCGTGAAGTTCTTCAACTGGATCGGCACCATGTGGAGGGGGTCGTTGTCGTTCGAGACGCCGATGCTGTGGTCGATCGGCTTCCTGGTGACGTTCCTGTTCGGCGGGCTGACCGGGGTCGTCCTGGCGTCCCCGCCGATGGACTTCCACGTCACCGACACCTACTTCGTCGTCGCCCACTTCCACTACGTCGTCTTCGGCACGGTGGTCTTCGCCATGTTCGCCGGCTTCTACTTCTGGTGGCCGAAGATGACCGGCACCATGCTCGACGAACGCCTCGGGAAGATCCACTTCTGGACGCTGTTCGTCGGCTTCCACACCACCTTCCTGGTCCAGCACTGGCTGGGGGCGGAGGGCATGCCCCGGCGCTACGCCGACTACCTGGCCGCCGACGGGTTCACCGTCCTCAACTCGGTGTCCACGGTGGGGGCGTTCCTGCTCGGCCTGTCCACGCTGCCCTTCCTCTACAACGTGTGGAAGACCGCCGTGTCCGCGCCGCGGGTGGCCGTCGACGACCCGTGGGGCTTCGGGCGGTCCCTGGAGTGGGCGACCTCCTGCCCGCCGCCCCGCCACAACTTCGTGACGCTGCCCCGGGTGCGGTCGGAGTCCCCGGCGTTCGACCTGCACCACTACGAGATCGCCGAGTACGGGCGCCGCGAGAACGAGGGCCGGCGCGACCTCGCCGACGAGGACCGCGCGCACCTGCCGCCGGACGGCTCGCAGGACCGCGACGGCGGGCCCGGCCCGCGCGGGTAG